CAACGGCGAGGTGATAGCTCGTCCCGAAGTCGCGCCGCGCGAGGACGACGTCGCCGATGCCCGTGCGAAACGCGTCTGCCTCCACGGTCCGAAGCGCGCCCCGCTCGGTCCAGCAGAGGTCGCCCACCACCGCCGCGTCGAGCCTGAGCGCTACCCCTTGGGGGCGCGGTCCCGTCCGCGAGGCCCCCCGGCAGGTGCCCGGATAGACGATGCCGTCGGGCCCGGTCAGCGGCGCGCCCTCCTGCGGGGCGCTGGCCGCCGCCTGGATGTCGCGCCGATTGCAGGTGCAGGGATAAAGCAGGCCTCGCGACCAGAGAACGTCCAGCGCGGCCCCGTACGCCGCCATCCGGTCGGATTGCCGCATCACGGGCTCGGGCCAGTCGAGGCCCAGCCAGCGCAGGTCGTCGTAGATCGCCGCCTCCCATTCGGGGCGGGACCGCTGGCGGTCGATATCCTCGATGCGAAGCAGCATGTCGCCCGTATCGTCGGCCACCATCGCGGCCCAGGCATGGCCCAGATGCAGCGGTCCGGTGGGCGAAGGGGCGAAGCGGGTGCGTGTCACCCCAGCCTGCGCAGCAAATGCACGGTCGAGCCCTCGACGCCCGCCTGTCCGGGCAGATGCGGCCCGTGTTCCGCCGCGATCAGGCGGGCGCGTCCCTCGGCCTGCACATCGGCCAGGGCGTCGAGATAGGGCCGGGCCTGTAGCGTGGCGTCGTTATACGAGAACGCGAGGAGGGTGCCGGTGGTCATCGCC
This portion of the uncultured Jannaschia sp. genome encodes:
- the gluQRS gene encoding tRNA glutamyl-Q(34) synthetase GluQRS translates to MTRTRFAPSPTGPLHLGHAWAAMVADDTGDMLLRIEDIDRQRSRPEWEAAIYDDLRWLGLDWPEPVMRQSDRMAAYGAALDVLWSRGLLYPCTCNRRDIQAAASAPQEGAPLTGPDGIVYPGTCRGASRTGPRPQGVALRLDAAVVGDLCWTERGALRTVEADAFRTGIGDVVLARRDFGTSYHLAVVVDDAAQGIDLVTRGADLEEATPIHVALQGLLGLPTPAYLHHDLVRDAEGRRLAKRDDARALASYRAAGWSADRLKARLRESRIAPD